In bacterium, the following proteins share a genomic window:
- the priA gene encoding primosomal protein N', producing MASDRPAPEGGFVEVAVPAPLFRPLTYRVPAALAAAAVPGARVKVPLGKRVVVGVVVGRVAEAPADVELKDLVGALDPEGAPALPPDLLATVLWAADYYVAPPGEMARAALPAAASPVVKGVARLTDAGRRALDEPTAPDALRWLAERPRGRAGTASLAAHAGSQAEMRRLLRSGFVAIDKEIGEERGAPATRIVLVPSPEAAADPDAARARLGRAPARLKLFEAALAGPPRPASELAREAGVGPAAATALVRGGLLAPQVEELPPAEAPETGLPVAPPPRLTDEQREAVARLAPRIDANAFHAALLFGVTGSGKTEVYLRLVEHALARGRGALVLLPEIGLTPRVAEALRGRFGEGVATLHSGVDDRQRFDAWRRARDGEAKVVVGARSALFAPVRDLGLVVVVEEHDGGYKQEETPRYHARDLALVRGREAGALVVLGSATPSMEAWRLQLAGKAELVELPRRVAGGELPRAQLVDMRAEFRERGKATPFSRRLLAELQAALGRGEQAMVLLNRRGWSRAIFCRACGEAVGCPSCSVPLTWHRVGERLRCHYCGYSRPRPEACPSCSSPHLAEVGEGTQQAEQLLAAALPGARVGRLDRDAVRSPERLAELLGAFGRGDLDVLVGTQMIAKGHHFPRVTLVGALNADAALRLPDFRAAERTFQLLTQVAGRAGRGERPGLVVVQAYQPDHPAIAAALAQDFRAFAAREMAGRELLRCPPFAALANVVVRDADQGRAQENARRVAEALRAAGDGHVAVLGPTAAPLARLQGLWRVQIVVRAQARRRLNDALRRALEGIAAEEGAAPRWLVVDVDPQSLM from the coding sequence TTGGCCTCTGATCGTCCGGCGCCGGAGGGCGGCTTCGTCGAAGTCGCCGTGCCGGCGCCGCTGTTCCGTCCTCTGACCTACCGGGTCCCGGCGGCGCTCGCCGCCGCCGCGGTCCCGGGGGCGAGGGTCAAGGTCCCTCTCGGCAAGCGGGTCGTGGTCGGCGTCGTCGTCGGACGCGTCGCCGAAGCTCCCGCCGACGTCGAACTGAAGGACCTCGTCGGCGCGCTCGATCCGGAGGGCGCTCCGGCCCTGCCTCCCGATCTTCTGGCGACGGTCCTTTGGGCCGCCGACTACTACGTCGCCCCGCCGGGGGAGATGGCGCGCGCCGCCCTTCCCGCCGCCGCCTCGCCGGTCGTGAAGGGCGTCGCCCGCCTGACCGACGCGGGACGCCGCGCGCTCGACGAACCGACGGCCCCCGACGCGCTGCGCTGGCTCGCCGAGCGCCCGCGCGGCCGCGCGGGAACGGCGTCGCTCGCCGCGCACGCCGGCAGCCAGGCGGAGATGCGCCGACTCCTCCGTTCCGGCTTCGTCGCGATCGACAAGGAGATCGGCGAGGAACGGGGCGCGCCGGCGACGCGGATCGTGCTCGTCCCTTCGCCCGAGGCGGCGGCCGATCCCGACGCGGCGCGCGCCCGCCTCGGCCGCGCGCCGGCGCGGCTGAAGCTGTTCGAGGCCGCGCTGGCCGGGCCGCCGCGCCCCGCGTCGGAACTGGCGCGCGAGGCGGGGGTCGGGCCGGCCGCGGCGACGGCGCTCGTGCGCGGCGGACTGCTCGCGCCGCAGGTCGAGGAGCTGCCGCCGGCCGAAGCGCCGGAAACCGGGTTGCCGGTCGCGCCGCCGCCGCGCCTCACCGACGAGCAGCGGGAGGCCGTCGCGCGCCTCGCCCCGCGGATCGACGCGAACGCGTTTCACGCCGCCCTGCTTTTCGGCGTGACCGGCTCGGGGAAGACCGAGGTCTACCTGCGCCTCGTCGAGCACGCGCTGGCGCGCGGGCGCGGGGCGCTGGTCCTGCTGCCGGAGATCGGCCTCACGCCGCGCGTCGCCGAGGCGCTTCGCGGCCGCTTCGGCGAGGGGGTGGCGACGCTGCACTCCGGCGTGGACGACCGGCAGCGGTTCGACGCCTGGCGCCGCGCGCGGGACGGCGAGGCGAAGGTCGTTGTCGGCGCCCGCTCCGCGCTCTTCGCGCCGGTGCGCGACCTCGGGCTGGTCGTCGTGGTCGAGGAGCACGACGGCGGCTACAAGCAGGAGGAGACGCCGCGCTACCACGCCCGCGATCTCGCGCTGGTCCGCGGACGCGAGGCGGGGGCGCTCGTCGTCCTCGGCTCGGCGACGCCGTCGATGGAGGCGTGGCGGCTGCAGCTCGCGGGGAAGGCGGAGCTGGTCGAGCTGCCGCGGCGCGTCGCCGGCGGGGAACTGCCGCGCGCGCAGCTCGTGGACATGCGGGCGGAGTTCCGCGAGCGCGGCAAGGCGACGCCGTTCTCGCGCCGGCTGCTGGCCGAGCTGCAGGCGGCGCTCGGACGCGGCGAGCAGGCGATGGTCCTGCTGAACCGCCGCGGCTGGTCGCGGGCGATCTTCTGCCGCGCCTGCGGCGAGGCGGTCGGCTGCCCCTCGTGCAGCGTGCCGCTCACCTGGCACCGCGTGGGGGAGCGGCTGCGCTGCCACTACTGCGGCTATTCGCGGCCGCGTCCCGAGGCCTGCCCGAGCTGTTCCTCGCCGCATCTCGCGGAGGTCGGCGAAGGGACGCAGCAGGCGGAGCAGCTTCTCGCGGCGGCGCTGCCCGGGGCGCGCGTCGGCCGCCTCGACCGCGACGCCGTCCGCTCGCCGGAGCGTCTCGCCGAGCTGCTCGGCGCCTTCGGGCGCGGCGACCTCGACGTCCTCGTCGGCACGCAGATGATCGCCAAGGGGCATCACTTCCCGCGCGTCACGCTGGTCGGCGCGCTCAACGCCGACGCCGCGCTGCGCCTCCCCGACTTCCGCGCCGCGGAGCGGACGTTCCAGCTGCTGACGCAGGTCGCGGGGCGCGCGGGACGCGGCGAGCGGCCGGGGCTCGTCGTCGTGCAGGCCTACCAGCCGGACCATCCGGCGATCGCCGCCGCGCTGGCGCAGGACTTCCGCGCCTTCGCGGCGCGGGAGATGGCGGGGCGCGAGCTGCTGCGCTGCCCGCCGTTCGCCGCGCTGGCCAACGTCGTCGTGCGCGACGCCGACCAGGGGCGCGCGCAGGAGAACGCGCGCCGCGTCGCCGAGGCGCTGCGCGCGGCGGGGGACGGGCACGTCGCCGTCCTCGGACCGACCGCCGCCCCGCTGGCCCGGCTGCAGGGGCTCTGGCGGGTGCAGATCGTCGTGCGCGCCCAGGCGCGGCGGCGGCTGAACGACGCGCTCCGCCGGGCGCTCGAGGGGATCGCGGCCGAGGAGGGGGCGGCGCCGCGCTGGCTCGTCGTGGACGTCGATCCGCAGTCGCTGATGTGA
- a CDS encoding urocanate hydratase: MSVDLPSFQSQIRQGIPASIPAPPPDLPGVDHAPKRRPELTPAERRLALANALRYFPPAWHARLAPEFARELKEDGKIYMRRFRPAYAMHARPIDHYPARCRQAAAIMMMIQNNLDPAVAQHPVELVTYGGNGAVFQNWAQYLLTMKYLSEMTEEQTLALYSGHPMGLFPSHSDAPRVVVTNGMMIPNYSVPGDYEKYNALGVTSYGQMTAGSFMYIGPQGIVHGTTITLLNAGRLYLNSDLAGKVFVTSGLGGMSGAQAKAAVIAGAVGVIAEVNPAALKKRHEQGWLMEYETDLDRLLSRIDKARRGKEAVSIGYLGNIVDLWEKMAKDGVGVELGSDQTSLHNPYYGGYYPAGLSFEAARAMMKNDHEGFKEQVHASLRRHVAAINELAKGGMHFWDYGNAFLLEARRAGADVDRAPGEFRYPSYVEDIMGPLCFDYGFGPFRWVCCSGDPADLALTDALAAETLEKLAAAAPEETRQQNLDNLRWIREAGKNKMVVGSQARILYADRDGRRMIAEAFNQAVADGRLKGPVVLGRDHHDVSGTDSPWRETANIRDGSRFTADMAVQNFCGDAFRGATWVSLHNGGGVGWGEVTNGGFGMLLDGGADASRRARTMLCWDVANGVARRAWARNEGAVHAIKKAMADEPRLKVTLPETADPAVLDGALDGVGL; encoded by the coding sequence ATGAGCGTCGATCTGCCGTCGTTCCAGAGCCAAATCCGCCAAGGCATCCCCGCGTCGATTCCCGCCCCGCCGCCCGACCTTCCGGGCGTGGACCACGCGCCGAAGCGCCGTCCGGAACTGACGCCGGCCGAGCGCCGCCTCGCCTTGGCCAACGCGCTGCGCTACTTCCCGCCGGCCTGGCACGCCCGCCTCGCCCCGGAGTTCGCGCGCGAGCTCAAGGAAGACGGCAAGATCTACATGCGCCGCTTCCGTCCGGCCTACGCGATGCACGCCCGCCCGATCGACCACTACCCGGCGCGCTGCCGCCAGGCCGCGGCGATCATGATGATGATCCAGAACAACCTCGACCCGGCGGTCGCGCAGCATCCGGTCGAACTGGTGACCTACGGCGGCAACGGCGCGGTCTTCCAGAACTGGGCCCAGTACCTGCTGACGATGAAGTACCTCTCGGAGATGACCGAGGAGCAGACGCTCGCGCTCTACTCCGGCCACCCGATGGGGCTCTTCCCGTCGCATTCCGACGCGCCGCGCGTCGTGGTGACGAACGGGATGATGATCCCGAACTACTCCGTCCCCGGCGACTACGAGAAGTACAACGCGCTCGGCGTGACGAGCTACGGCCAGATGACCGCCGGCAGCTTCATGTACATCGGGCCGCAGGGGATCGTCCACGGCACGACGATCACGCTGCTCAACGCCGGCCGGCTCTACCTGAACAGCGACTTGGCGGGAAAGGTCTTCGTGACCTCCGGCCTCGGCGGGATGAGCGGCGCGCAGGCCAAGGCGGCCGTGATCGCCGGCGCCGTCGGCGTGATCGCCGAGGTCAACCCGGCCGCGCTCAAGAAGCGCCACGAGCAGGGCTGGCTGATGGAGTACGAGACCGACCTCGACCGGCTGCTGTCGCGGATCGACAAGGCGCGCCGGGGCAAGGAAGCGGTTTCGATCGGCTACCTCGGCAACATCGTCGATCTGTGGGAGAAGATGGCCAAGGACGGGGTCGGCGTCGAGCTCGGCTCCGATCAGACCTCGCTCCACAACCCGTACTACGGCGGCTACTACCCGGCCGGCCTCTCCTTCGAGGCGGCGCGGGCGATGATGAAGAACGACCACGAGGGGTTCAAGGAGCAGGTGCACGCCTCGCTGCGCCGGCACGTCGCGGCGATCAACGAGTTGGCCAAGGGCGGGATGCACTTCTGGGACTACGGCAACGCGTTCCTGCTCGAGGCGCGCCGCGCCGGCGCGGACGTCGACCGCGCGCCGGGCGAGTTCCGCTACCCCTCGTACGTCGAGGACATCATGGGGCCGCTCTGCTTCGACTACGGCTTCGGCCCCTTCCGCTGGGTCTGCTGCTCGGGCGACCCCGCGGACCTCGCGCTGACCGACGCCCTCGCCGCGGAGACGCTGGAGAAGCTCGCCGCCGCGGCGCCGGAAGAGACGCGCCAGCAGAACCTCGACAACCTGCGCTGGATCCGCGAGGCGGGGAAAAACAAGATGGTCGTCGGCTCGCAGGCGCGGATCCTCTACGCCGACCGCGACGGCCGGCGGATGATCGCCGAGGCGTTCAACCAGGCCGTCGCCGACGGCCGGCTCAAGGGGCCGGTCGTCCTCGGCCGCGACCACCACGACGTCTCCGGCACCGACTCGCCGTGGCGCGAGACGGCCAACATCCGCGACGGCTCGCGCTTCACCGCCGACATGGCCGTGCAGAACTTCTGCGGCGACGCCTTCCGCGGCGCGACGTGGGTCAGCCTGCACAACGGCGGCGGCGTCGGCTGGGGCGAGGTGACGAACGGCGGCTTCGGGATGCTGCTCGACGGCGGCGCCGACGCCTCGCGCCGCGCGCGCACGATGCTCTGCTGGGACGTCGCCAACGGCGTGGCGCGCCGCGCCTGGGCGCGCAACGAGGGCGCCGTCCACGCGATCAAGAAGGCGATGGCCGACGAGCCGCGGCTCAAGGTCACGCTCCCCGAAACGGCCGACCCCGCCGTGCTCGACGGCGCGCTCGACGGCGTTGGCCTCTGA
- a CDS encoding transporter, giving the protein MSLRTVAAACFAAIALGGAASAAEPAPAPPAWPEAIQDNSFLIEEAYNQEPGVVQWIFGFQYVRGSRNWQNTFTSEWPVPDERNQLSATVPFSTKPDDGGADGVGDVLLNYRRQLLGGSERGWWFAPRLSAVLPTGDWRGGTGNGAWGAQVNLPWSRRLSADFAAHLNVGGTWIPRARFVDDAGRPFRSESSNVSAGASLIWHTTPSFNLMLEVVGIRVRTPIAPGVTESTNQLIVSPGMRRAFNFKSGQLVLGAALPIGATKDSPDAGVFLYVSWEAPVWKARAAAR; this is encoded by the coding sequence CCCGCGCCGCCGGCCTGGCCGGAGGCGATCCAGGACAACTCGTTCCTGATCGAAGAGGCGTACAACCAGGAGCCGGGGGTCGTACAGTGGATCTTCGGCTTCCAGTACGTCCGCGGGAGCCGGAACTGGCAGAACACGTTCACGAGCGAGTGGCCCGTTCCCGACGAGCGGAACCAGCTCAGCGCGACCGTGCCGTTCTCGACCAAGCCGGACGACGGCGGCGCCGACGGCGTCGGCGACGTGCTGCTCAACTACCGGCGGCAGTTGCTCGGCGGAAGCGAGCGGGGCTGGTGGTTCGCGCCCCGTCTCTCCGCCGTGCTCCCGACCGGCGACTGGCGCGGGGGGACGGGAAACGGCGCGTGGGGGGCGCAGGTCAACCTGCCGTGGAGCCGCCGCCTGTCGGCGGACTTCGCGGCGCATCTCAACGTCGGCGGAACGTGGATTCCGCGCGCCCGTTTCGTGGACGACGCGGGGCGTCCGTTCCGCTCCGAATCGTCGAACGTCTCCGCCGGGGCGAGCCTGATCTGGCACACGACGCCGTCCTTCAACCTGATGCTCGAAGTGGTCGGGATCCGCGTCCGCACGCCGATCGCGCCGGGCGTGACCGAATCGACGAACCAGCTGATCGTCAGCCCCGGGATGCGGCGCGCCTTCAACTTCAAGTCGGGACAGCTGGTGCTCGGCGCGGCGCTGCCGATCGGCGCGACGAAGGACAGTCCCGACGCCGGCGTGTTTCTCTACGTTTCGTGGGAAGCCCCGGTCTGGAAGGCGCGCGCCGCCGCGCGGTGA